One Clostridium novyi NT genomic window carries:
- the metA gene encoding homoserine O-acetyltransferase MetA, with protein sequence MPIIIPENLPASNTLTGENIFVMHEARALSQDIRPLKILILNLMPQKIQTETQLLRLLGNTPLQVDVRLLHIESHESKNTSKEHLLRFYETFDDVKDEKFDGMIITGAPVETLEYEEVDYWEELKRIMEFSVTNVTSTLHICWGAQAGLYYHYGIPKHRLKKKMFGVFKHTLNKDGVKLLRGFDNEFYVPHSRHTEVLREDILKIPELKILSESEESGLYIVATKEAKQIFVMGHSEYDPGSLKWEYDRDSAKGMDIDVPKNYYPNDDPTKEPIVRWRSHANLLFSNWLNYYVYQETPYEHK encoded by the coding sequence ATGCCTATAATAATACCTGAAAATTTACCAGCAAGTAATACTCTTACTGGAGAGAATATATTTGTTATGCATGAGGCTAGAGCATTAAGTCAAGATATAAGACCGTTGAAAATACTGATTTTAAACTTAATGCCACAAAAGATCCAAACAGAAACTCAACTTTTAAGACTGCTTGGAAATACTCCATTGCAAGTGGATGTAAGATTACTACACATAGAATCTCATGAATCTAAAAATACATCAAAAGAGCATTTACTTAGATTTTATGAAACTTTTGATGATGTAAAAGATGAAAAATTTGATGGAATGATAATAACAGGCGCTCCAGTTGAAACTTTAGAATATGAAGAAGTTGATTACTGGGAAGAACTAAAGAGAATAATGGAGTTTTCAGTTACAAATGTAACATCTACATTACACATATGTTGGGGCGCGCAAGCAGGATTATATTATCATTATGGAATACCTAAACATAGATTAAAAAAGAAAATGTTTGGAGTATTTAAACATACATTAAATAAAGATGGAGTAAAACTATTAAGAGGATTTGATAACGAGTTTTATGTACCACATTCAAGACATACAGAAGTTTTAAGAGAAGATATACTTAAAATTCCAGAACTTAAAATTTTATCAGAGTCAGAGGAATCAGGTTTATATATAGTAGCAACAAAAGAGGCTAAACAAATATTTGTAATGGGACATTCAGAATATGACCCTGGTAGCTTGAAGTGGGAATATGATAGAGACAGTGCAAAGGGAATGGATATTGATGTTCCTAAAAATTATTATCCAAATGATGATCCAACAAAAGAACCTATTGTAAGATGGAGATCTCATGCTAATTTACTATTTTCAAATTGGCTAAATTATTATGTATATCAAGAAACACCATATGAACATAAATAA